ACTCATTAAATTCACTTATAGACTTAGGAAAGATAATTGTATTGTAATCTTCCTCTAAATTATCTATATCTAAAATATTACAATTTTTAAATTTCCCATTCATTTTACTAAATTCACCATATTTCCATTTTACCACATCAATACCAGTGTAATTAATAGAACAATTTAGTTTTTCCTTTTCTTTTAGAAAATTTAATCCCCAAAGATCTACTCCACAACCACAACCTAAAGATAGAATTGAACAATTTTCATTTAAAAAATTTCTTTCAAAAACTTGCTTATAAATACAATAGTATTCTGTTAAATAAGCTGGAAGATATTTTAATAGATAGAATTTTTGTACCATTTCATCTTCATAATTAGGTAATCTTGTTCCTGAAAAATTAAACTCTTTTAATTGGCAAAGATACCCTCTTTTATAGATATCTCTTTGAAAATCTTGAAAAATTAGACTCATTTTCTCATTAAGAAAATTTTTAGTATTAGTTATCATCATAATAATTTCTCCCCTCTGTTTTATCTTATGATGTAATTATAAAGGAGATAAATTACAAAAAAATCTAAAAATTACTTTTTTTAAAATAAAAACTCCTATTAGAATTTTTTCAATTCCAATAGGAAGTCTTTAGTAAGATATTTAATTTCCAAGTTTAATAATAGGTTGTGTATTTTCTCCACTAACTTGAGGCAGTTTTCCATCCCATTTTTCAATAGCCATTTTTTGAAGAAGAACTGGAGAAAGAGAGGCAGACTCTACCTCATTTGCTTTAGCTTGTAACTCTTTTTCCTTTAATTTATACTCAGCTAAAAATACCTTGTTTTCAGCCTCAACTCTTATTTTTTCCTGTTCAAATTTAGTTCTTTCAACCTCTTGTTCAGCTACTTTTTTAGCCTCAATAGCCTTTTCATACTCCATAGAGAAATCATGGTTTGTAATTGAAACATTTGAAACAGCTAAACCATAAGCTTCAAAATCATCTTTTAAATCTTGATAAATCATATTACTTAATTCCTGTCTTTTTGACACAAACTCCTCTATTGTATATTTACTAATAGACGCTTGTACAACCTCTTTAGTTCTTGGGGCTATAAAGTTTGTTTCATGCATACCTTTAAAAGCTCTATATAATTTTTCAGGATCAGAAACAAAGCTTTGTACAGTTAGATCTAAAATTATAGATTGCATATCCTTTGTACTTACTGACATATCATCAAAATTATATATTTTATCTCTTATCTCCATAATCTCTTTTGTTTGAACTATTGGAATTTTAAAGTTTAATCCCTCTCTATCAATTCTTGAAACTTTTCCCCAACTTGAAACTATTGCTACTTCTCCAGTTTTAACTGTATAAAAAGATGTAGAAAATAGAAATAGTAAGATAATTATAAAAAATCCGAAAGTTCCCAATATAATCTGTTTTTTCATTTTCTTTCCTCCTAAACATATTGTATTTACTATATTACCATTTATTAACAGAGTTTTTCAATATTTTTTCTAATAGAATAAAAAATATAATAATTTTTTATTTTTAATAAAAGGAATCTCTAATTATTTTTGAATACCTCATATAGATAGTTGTTAAATTATCTGGATTTGTCATAGTAATAATTATTATTGTTAAATGGAGGGTTTATAATGGAAAAAGAAAGAAAAGTACGTGCACCAAGAATCGACAAAACAGCAATTAGTCCTTATGAAAACTACTGTGATGGATATGGAGCTCCAGGGGCTCAAGGAAATGGTTATGTTTCAGTTTTAAAAGTATCAGTTGGAACAGTTGAAAAAACAGATGACTTCTTACTAGATGGAATAGTTTCATATGATAGAGCTGAAATAAATGATGCTTATGTTGGACAGATAAATATGTTAACTGCCTCATCATTTTGTGGAATTGCAGGACAAGTATGGGGGCATGATTTAGCAGCTCACAACGATATTATTGAGAAAAAAATAAAACCAGTTTTAGAAATAGATCAATATGATGGTTCTAAACTACATGTTTATGATGCTAAGCCATTACTAGAAGCAGGAATAGAACTATTTGGTACAGAAAAAGAAAGAAGATTTACTCTTCTACCAGGAGCTCATACAATTTGTGCAAATAAAGGGGTAACAGCATACAGACCAAAAGAAGATAGACCTTTAAAAGAGGGAGAAGCTTATGGAGTATGGTGTTTTATAGCTCTATCACTATCAGCGGACAGAGATAATTGTGCAGATCTATTTATAGAAGATGCTGGACTATGGACAAAAAATGACAGTGCAGAAGATCTTAAAGCATTCCTAGAAGAACACAGAAAATCAGTAGCATGGTCAGTTGTAAGTTGTGGACAAGATTCTCATGTTTTATTTGAAAGAACATATGTTGGATTTGCTTATACTATAATGAAACCAGGAGAAATTGGAACATCACTTACTTGTGCTCCATATGTAAGCTTAGCTAGAAATGCTGTACCTTCTCAAGGATTTAATTCATTGAATAAGATCTCATTAAAAGAATGGTTAAAAGACAGAGATTTAACTTCATTAGTTGAAAAAATCAATAAAAAATAGGATAGTTTATAACTTATAATATTAAGAGAAAGAGGGTGAATAAAATTTTGCCCTCTTTTTTAATAGAAAGAAAAAAGATCTATTATATATCTATGATTGATTTCAATATTGTTTTTAGCTCCAATTATGATATAATATTACTATAAAAGAAAAGGAGAAAAAATGACTAGAGAAGAAAGAATTAAAAATAAATTTGTTGGAGCACATGTCACTACAACAGGAGGAGTTTTCAATGCTCCTAAAAATGCTAAGGAGATAGGAGCAAGAGCTTTTGCACTATTTCTAAAAAATCAAAGACGTTGGGATGCAAAACCATACACAGATGAAGATATAGCTAAATTTAAAAAAGCTATGGTTGAAAATGGTTATAGTGCTGATTATGTATTACCCCATGATAGCTATCTTATCAATTTAGGAGCAGAGGACACAGAAAAAAGAGAAAAATCATTAAATGCCTTTATTGATGAGATGAAAAGATGTGAAGCATTGGGGTTAAAATATCTAAATACACACCCAGGAAGTCACTTAAATGAGATCAGCGAGGAAAAGTGTATAGAAAATATTGCTGATTGTATCAACAAGGCTATTGATGCCACTGAGTATGCAATAGTTGTGTTGGAAACAACTGCTGGACAAGGTTCAAATATGGGATATAAATTTGAACATATTGGAAAGATAATTGAAAAAATTGAGAATAAAGATAGAGTTGGAGTATGTATTGACACTTGCCACTCTTTATGTGCTGGTTATGAGCTTAAAGATGAGGCTGGATATGAAAACACTATGTCAGAGTTTGAAAAGCATATAGGGTTTAAATATCTAAAAGCTGTACATCTAAATGATTCTAAATTTGATACTGGAACTAGAAAAGATAGACATGACAGCATAGGGAAAGGTGTTCTAGGAATGGAGTTTTTTGAAAGACTTATGAATGACCCTAGATTTGATAATATACCTATTATTCTTGAAACAATTGATGATACTATTTGGAAAGAGGAGATTGAACTTTTATATAGTTTGATTAAATAAACATAGGAGGTTTTTTATATGGATTTTTTAAGTAGAAGAACAGTGAGAAAGTACAAAGATAAACCAGTAGAAAAAGAAGTGATTATGGAGCTTATGAAAACTGCTCTAGTTGCTCCAAGTGGAAGAAATAGAAGACCTTATGAATATGTAGTTGTAGATGATAAAGAGTTACTACAAAAGCTTTCTGTATCTAAGGATGGAGGAGCTGGATTTATGGCAGATGCACCTTTAGCAGTTGTGATATTTGTACATGATACACCAACTTGTTTAGATGATGGAGCAATAGCTAGTACAGTTATCCAATTAAAAGCACATGAATTAGGTTTAGGTTCTTGTTGGATTCAAACTATGGGAAAAGTAAACAGTGAAGGACGTTCAACAGAAGAAGTTATAAAAGAGCTATTAAATGTACCTGCTGAATTAAAATTACATAATATGATATCATTAGGATATCCAGATGAAGAAAAACCTGCTTATACTGAAAGTGACGTAGATTTGGCTAAACTTCATTTCAATAAATTCTAATGAAAATTGTCTTTTTTATAGATACACTTGTAAAAAAATATTGACATTTGTTTTTTTTGGTAGTATCATAAGTCTATATTAATAAAACAAAAGGAGAAAATTATGAAAGTCACTAAAGTTCTTAACAACGTAATACATCATCACCATCATAGATAGAGAGTTTGTTTTTATGTTAAACATAGATGCAGACTCTATTTGCAATGCTAAAGAGTCTGTATCTGTGGTGGAACTTAAAGCTTTTATAAATTAGTAAGCCATCTAGATACAATGCTAGATGGCTTTTTTATTTAGAATAAAAGGAGGATTTGTTATGAAAAAAATATTCATGGTTGTTTTAATGATGTTAACTTTAACTTGTGGGATCGCTTATGGAAAGGACAATTCTTTAGAGGATATTAAGAAAAAAGGATATTTTACTGTAGGGCTAGATGCTACATTTGCTCCTATGGGATTTAGAGATGAGAGTGGAGAGCTAGTTGGATTTGATATTGACTTGGCTAAGGAAGTAGCTAAGAGAATGGGTGTTGAAGCTAAATTCAAACCTTGTGAATGGGATGCAATCATATTTGATTTAAGAAGTAAGAATATAGATATGGTATGGAATGGAATGTCTGTTACTGAACAAAGAAAGAAACAAGTTGCATTTACAGAACCTTATCTTGTAGTTGGACAAATCATATTTACTAGAAAGGGAACAGCTCCTGCAAAGATTAATGAATTAGCTGAAAAAGTAGTAGGTGTTCAACTTGGAAGTTCTGGAGCATTGGCAGTGGAGAAAAATCCAATATCATCTGAGATTAAAGAGGTTAAAAAATATGCAACAAATGTTGAGGCTCTTCTTGATCTTGAGGCTGGTAGAACAGATGCTGTTGTAATGG
This genomic window from uncultured Fusobacterium sp. contains:
- a CDS encoding nitroreductase family protein, with product MDFLSRRTVRKYKDKPVEKEVIMELMKTALVAPSGRNRRPYEYVVVDDKELLQKLSVSKDGGAGFMADAPLAVVIFVHDTPTCLDDGAIASTVIQLKAHELGLGSCWIQTMGKVNSEGRSTEEVIKELLNVPAELKLHNMISLGYPDEEKPAYTESDVDLAKLHFNKF
- the hdcA gene encoding histidine decarboxylase, pyruvoyl type, whose protein sequence is MEKERKVRAPRIDKTAISPYENYCDGYGAPGAQGNGYVSVLKVSVGTVEKTDDFLLDGIVSYDRAEINDAYVGQINMLTASSFCGIAGQVWGHDLAAHNDIIEKKIKPVLEIDQYDGSKLHVYDAKPLLEAGIELFGTEKERRFTLLPGAHTICANKGVTAYRPKEDRPLKEGEAYGVWCFIALSLSADRDNCADLFIEDAGLWTKNDSAEDLKAFLEEHRKSVAWSVVSCGQDSHVLFERTYVGFAYTIMKPGEIGTSLTCAPYVSLARNAVPSQGFNSLNKISLKEWLKDRDLTSLVEKINKK
- a CDS encoding amino acid ABC transporter substrate-binding protein — translated: MKKIFMVVLMMLTLTCGIAYGKDNSLEDIKKKGYFTVGLDATFAPMGFRDESGELVGFDIDLAKEVAKRMGVEAKFKPCEWDAIIFDLRSKNIDMVWNGMSVTEQRKKQVAFTEPYLVVGQIIFTRKGTAPAKINELAEKVVGVQLGSSGALAVEKNPISSEIKEVKKYATNVEALLDLEAGRTDAVVMDSVSGQYYNSKKNTLTYSEESLSDEYYAVALRKDDQALLDEINKQINAMKADGTFDKISEKWLGTKNN
- the nfo gene encoding deoxyribonuclease IV, yielding MTREERIKNKFVGAHVTTTGGVFNAPKNAKEIGARAFALFLKNQRRWDAKPYTDEDIAKFKKAMVENGYSADYVLPHDSYLINLGAEDTEKREKSLNAFIDEMKRCEALGLKYLNTHPGSHLNEISEEKCIENIADCINKAIDATEYAIVVLETTAGQGSNMGYKFEHIGKIIEKIENKDRVGVCIDTCHSLCAGYELKDEAGYENTMSEFEKHIGFKYLKAVHLNDSKFDTGTRKDRHDSIGKGVLGMEFFERLMNDPRFDNIPIILETIDDTIWKEEIELLYSLIK
- a CDS encoding prohibitin family protein, coding for MKKQIILGTFGFFIIILLFLFSTSFYTVKTGEVAIVSSWGKVSRIDREGLNFKIPIVQTKEIMEIRDKIYNFDDMSVSTKDMQSIILDLTVQSFVSDPEKLYRAFKGMHETNFIAPRTKEVVQASISKYTIEEFVSKRQELSNMIYQDLKDDFEAYGLAVSNVSITNHDFSMEYEKAIEAKKVAEQEVERTKFEQEKIRVEAENKVFLAEYKLKEKELQAKANEVESASLSPVLLQKMAIEKWDGKLPQVSGENTQPIIKLGN